Proteins from a single region of Allocatelliglobosispora scoriae:
- a CDS encoding ankyrin repeat domain-containing protein, with the protein MLRVVALVGLLALAGVAVAVAVHRFAVNREETAVTGSADQDLLVAARDGDTPGVRAAIDGGADVEARDERRRTPLLLAVTGDHVDAAKLLVAAGADPNALDDQHDTPWLVTGVTGSVAMLEVLLPAKPDLTIVNRYGGVSVIPASERGHVDYVRRVVTTGIDVNHVNRLGWTALLECVVLGDGTAAYQEIARILVAAGADVGIGDSDGVTALEHARRRGFTEIVQILGG; encoded by the coding sequence ATGCTCCGGGTCGTGGCGCTGGTCGGGCTGCTGGCCCTGGCCGGAGTCGCCGTCGCGGTCGCCGTGCACCGTTTCGCCGTGAACCGTGAGGAGACAGCCGTGACCGGATCGGCCGACCAGGACCTGCTCGTCGCCGCCCGCGACGGCGACACCCCCGGTGTCCGCGCGGCCATCGACGGCGGCGCCGACGTGGAGGCCCGCGACGAGCGTCGCCGCACCCCGCTGCTGCTCGCGGTCACCGGCGACCACGTCGACGCGGCGAAGCTGCTCGTCGCGGCCGGAGCCGACCCGAACGCCCTCGACGACCAGCACGACACACCGTGGCTGGTCACCGGAGTCACCGGCAGCGTCGCGATGCTCGAGGTGCTGCTGCCGGCCAAGCCGGACCTGACGATCGTCAACCGCTACGGCGGGGTCTCCGTCATCCCGGCGAGCGAGCGCGGCCACGTCGACTACGTCCGGCGGGTCGTCACCACCGGCATCGACGTCAACCACGTCAACCGGCTCGGGTGGACCGCGCTGCTGGAGTGCGTGGTGCTCGGTGACGGCACGGCGGCGTACCAGGAGATTGCTCGAATTCTCGTCGCGGCCGGGGCCGATGTGGGAATCGGCGACAGCGACGGCGTCACCGCGCTGGAGCACGCGCGGCGTCGCGGCTTCACCGAGATCGTGCAGATCCTCGGCGGGTAG
- a CDS encoding alpha/beta hydrolase, protein MTVTPRERQEIDRANASGRTPVVFVHGLWMLAGSWQPWREFFEANGYTTVAPGWPEDPETVGEARRRPEVFAGTKVRDVTDHMAEVIAGLAVRPAVVGHSFGGLITQQLAGRGLAAVSVPIDSAPFRGVLPLPVSALRGAWPVIGNPLNYGRSVTLTYEQFRFAFANAVDENEARQLYDAYPVAGSGKPLFQAATANINPWTQIKVDTRNPERGPMLIISGARDHIAPWAIANASFKKQQRNAAVTEIVEIPDRGHSLVLDRGWRDVAETALAFVARHHPANG, encoded by the coding sequence ATGACGGTGACACCGCGGGAACGGCAAGAGATCGACCGGGCGAACGCCTCCGGGCGCACGCCGGTCGTCTTCGTCCACGGGCTGTGGATGCTGGCCGGAAGCTGGCAGCCGTGGCGGGAGTTCTTCGAGGCGAACGGCTACACCACGGTGGCGCCGGGCTGGCCGGAAGACCCGGAGACGGTCGGGGAGGCCCGCCGCCGCCCCGAGGTCTTCGCGGGCACGAAGGTGCGGGACGTCACCGACCACATGGCCGAGGTCATCGCCGGGCTGGCGGTGCGCCCGGCGGTCGTCGGGCACTCGTTCGGCGGCCTGATCACGCAGCAGCTCGCCGGGCGAGGGCTCGCCGCCGTCTCCGTACCGATCGACTCGGCGCCTTTCCGCGGCGTCCTGCCGCTGCCGGTGTCGGCGCTGCGCGGGGCCTGGCCGGTCATCGGCAACCCGCTCAATTACGGCAGGTCGGTGACACTCACCTATGAGCAGTTCCGGTTCGCCTTCGCCAACGCCGTCGACGAGAACGAGGCTCGGCAGCTCTACGACGCCTACCCGGTGGCCGGGTCCGGCAAGCCGCTCTTCCAGGCCGCGACGGCGAACATCAACCCCTGGACCCAGATCAAGGTGGATACGCGCAACCCCGAGCGCGGGCCGATGCTGATCATCAGCGGTGCCCGGGACCACATCGCACCATGGGCCATCGCGAACGCGTCGTTCAAGAAGCAGCAGCGCAACGCCGCCGTCACCGAGATCGTCGAGATCCCCGACCGGGGCCACTCGCTCGTCCTGGACCGCGGGTGGCGCGACGTCGCCGAGACGGCACTCGCCTTCGTCGCCCGCCACCACCCGGCTAACGGATAG
- a CDS encoding RCC1 domain-containing protein, whose protein sequence is MRDLIHRAARSTLAAAAAAAAVVVAVGAVVCAPATAAPTVVFPDGVGGLAWGGNASAQVGDGTTVNRSVPTQILRLFDGVRQVAGGTSHSLAVLADGTVWSWGESDHGALGDGSGLDQPTPVRITALTSVKQVAAGGRHSLALKTDGTVWAWGHNNVGQVGDGTTISRTTPVQVPGITNATQVVASSDASFALRADGTVLAWGGNFYGQLGDGTTVAHSSPAAVPGLAGVTQVAAGRFHALALRAPGGLVVGWGFNQHGELGDHTNTGRLSPVPVPDIGSIIHIGAGDFFSLAVRKDRTLFSWGNNGYGELGDDNGFSRSHALPVAGITNVSQVAAGHSFALALRTDGTLWSWGLNSVGQLGDGTLANHTAPAKIPGLAGVRSVDAGLQHALVVQKDPDIVLP, encoded by the coding sequence ATGCGAGATCTCATCCATCGAGCGGCGAGGAGCACACTGGCCGCCGCCGCCGCCGCCGCCGCCGTGGTGGTGGCCGTGGGCGCGGTGGTCTGCGCCCCGGCGACGGCGGCACCGACGGTCGTCTTCCCGGACGGGGTGGGCGGGCTGGCCTGGGGCGGCAACGCGTCGGCGCAGGTCGGTGACGGCACCACCGTCAACCGCTCGGTGCCGACGCAGATCCTCCGGCTGTTCGACGGTGTCCGCCAGGTCGCCGGAGGCACCTCGCACAGCCTCGCCGTCCTCGCCGACGGCACCGTCTGGAGCTGGGGCGAGTCCGACCACGGCGCGCTCGGTGACGGCAGCGGTCTCGACCAGCCGACCCCGGTGCGGATCACCGCCCTCACCAGCGTGAAGCAGGTCGCCGCCGGTGGCCGGCACAGCCTCGCCCTGAAGACCGATGGCACGGTCTGGGCGTGGGGCCACAACAACGTCGGGCAGGTCGGCGACGGCACCACGATCAGCCGGACCACGCCGGTGCAGGTGCCCGGGATCACCAACGCCACCCAGGTGGTCGCGAGCTCCGACGCGAGCTTCGCGCTGCGCGCCGACGGCACCGTGCTCGCCTGGGGCGGCAACTTCTACGGCCAGCTCGGCGACGGGACCACCGTCGCGCACAGCTCGCCCGCTGCCGTACCCGGACTGGCCGGCGTGACCCAGGTCGCGGCCGGGCGCTTCCACGCGCTGGCGCTCAGGGCACCCGGCGGACTCGTCGTCGGCTGGGGCTTCAACCAGCACGGCGAGCTCGGCGACCACACCAACACGGGCCGGCTGAGCCCGGTGCCGGTGCCGGACATCGGCAGCATCATCCACATCGGAGCGGGGGACTTCTTCAGCCTCGCCGTCCGCAAGGACCGGACCCTGTTCAGCTGGGGCAACAACGGGTACGGGGAGCTGGGGGACGACAACGGGTTCAGCCGTTCCCACGCGCTGCCGGTCGCGGGCATCACGAACGTCTCGCAGGTGGCGGCCGGGCACTCCTTCGCCCTCGCGCTGCGCACCGACGGGACCCTGTGGTCCTGGGGGCTCAACAGCGTCGGGCAGCTCGGCGACGGCACGCTCGCCAACCACACCGCGCCGGCGAAGATCCCCGGCCTCGCCGGGGTGCGCTCCGTCGACGCGGGCCTGCAGCACGCGCTCGTCGTCCAGAAGGACCCCGACATCGTGCTCCCGTGA
- a CDS encoding pyridoxamine 5'-phosphate oxidase family protein, with protein sequence MRETSEELTELQALLDASLSRSTAHLRSIVTERTVTAEQLTQVLTGMCTLALSTVTAKGEPRISAVDGHFLHGRWCFGTARTAAKARHLAARPAASIAHLRGEDLGVFTHGTVEILNPLDGAPAADWPDLLEYFQGFYGADAFDWDTEVVYYRLQPHWMTVYAPDFAKLIA encoded by the coding sequence ATGCGCGAAACGTCCGAGGAGCTCACCGAACTCCAGGCCCTGCTCGATGCCTCCCTGTCCCGCTCCACCGCGCACCTCCGGTCGATCGTCACCGAGCGCACCGTCACGGCGGAGCAGCTCACGCAGGTCCTGACCGGGATGTGCACGCTCGCCCTGTCGACCGTGACGGCGAAGGGCGAGCCGCGGATCAGCGCCGTGGACGGGCACTTCCTGCACGGTCGGTGGTGCTTCGGCACGGCCCGCACCGCCGCCAAGGCCCGCCACCTCGCCGCCCGCCCCGCCGCCAGCATCGCCCACCTGCGCGGCGAGGACCTGGGCGTGTTCACGCACGGCACGGTGGAGATCCTCAATCCCCTCGACGGTGCGCCGGCGGCGGACTGGCCGGATCTGCTCGAGTACTTCCAGGGGTTCTACGGAGCCGACGCCTTCGACTGGGACACCGAGGTGGTCTACTACCGGCTGCAGCCGCACTGGATGACGGTTTACGCGCCGGACTTCGCCAAGCTCATCGCGTAG
- a CDS encoding PucR family transcriptional regulator produces the protein MGQSPPDPVGEQVAALGARMLDRADELADGMTARIRAAVPIYTTGIVTHEQLRATSLANVEFIFRPIGRTSAVSSPQSRDNGRERARAGIPLTAVMAAYRVGARYLWDHLAATATEAAAPAEVVVRAAGEMWLVLDTFTHEMAEGYREEVTAQALDRQQQRSALVQAIVEGHLADTSLWEAAEILRLPARGPYAVLTAAVAEPGRSAVPDAAQRLSRAGIASAWGMTHDAEIGIAALPRPGDLDAVAAAFADGPGRVGVSPRYETLPESADALRLARVALRACTAARLVTVFERQPLAVAAAGTPDVMRRVARTTLEGLAGLPAADRALLLRTFGAWLDHRGSADATATVLHCHPNTVRYRLRRLEEYTGRSLADPRWVAELSLAYHVAEG, from the coding sequence ATGGGACAGTCACCGCCCGATCCGGTCGGGGAGCAGGTCGCGGCGCTGGGCGCGCGGATGCTGGATCGGGCCGACGAGCTCGCCGACGGCATGACCGCACGGATCAGGGCGGCGGTCCCGATCTACACCACCGGCATCGTCACCCACGAGCAGCTGCGGGCCACGAGCCTGGCGAACGTGGAGTTCATCTTCCGGCCGATCGGGCGTACGTCGGCGGTCTCGTCACCACAGTCCCGTGACAACGGCCGTGAGCGGGCCAGGGCTGGCATCCCGCTGACGGCGGTGATGGCCGCCTACCGGGTCGGCGCGCGGTATCTGTGGGACCACCTCGCCGCCACGGCCACGGAGGCGGCGGCGCCCGCAGAGGTGGTGGTACGCGCAGCCGGGGAGATGTGGCTGGTGCTCGACACCTTCACCCACGAGATGGCCGAAGGCTACCGGGAGGAGGTCACGGCACAGGCGCTCGACCGCCAGCAGCAGCGGTCCGCCCTGGTGCAGGCGATCGTCGAGGGGCACCTCGCCGACACCAGCCTCTGGGAGGCAGCCGAGATCCTGCGCCTGCCGGCCCGCGGGCCCTACGCCGTCCTCACGGCGGCCGTCGCCGAGCCGGGCCGCTCGGCGGTTCCCGACGCCGCCCAACGGCTGAGCAGGGCGGGCATCGCCTCGGCCTGGGGGATGACCCACGACGCGGAGATCGGCATCGCCGCCCTGCCCCGCCCGGGCGACCTCGACGCCGTCGCGGCCGCCTTCGCCGACGGGCCGGGGCGGGTGGGGGTGTCGCCGCGCTACGAGACCCTGCCGGAGAGCGCCGACGCGCTCCGCCTGGCCCGTGTCGCACTGCGGGCCTGCACCGCCGCGCGTCTCGTGACCGTCTTCGAGCGCCAGCCGCTCGCCGTCGCCGCGGCCGGCACGCCCGACGTGATGCGCCGGGTCGCGCGTACCACCCTGGAAGGCCTCGCGGGCCTGCCGGCGGCCGACCGGGCCCTGCTGCTGCGGACCTTCGGTGCCTGGCTGGACCACCGGGGCTCGGCCGACGCCACCGCGACGGTGCTGCACTGCCACCCGAACACCGTCCGCTACCGGCTGCGGCGCCTGGAGGAGTACACCGGGCGATCGCTCGCCGACCCGCGGTGGGTGGCCGAGCTGAGCCTCGCCTACCACGTGGCGGAAGGTTGA
- a CDS encoding LysR family transcriptional regulator, whose protein sequence is MNPGDGIDLRLLRYFLTVAEELHFTRAAARLYISQPALSNQIQRLERELGTALFARTTRGVNLTSAGAAFLPYAQQTVTALLTGIAAANADTVVRVDVLDAELRTPRVVLSFLRTAHPDLRVLVTAQGSASQRRRILAADLDAGFCGLGAVADDALAGEVIHREPVDVVLPATHPLAGAEQVGLAALAEDVFYLPHDAVAPEWNDFVRAACRDAGFQPRRHPTATDGAATALDLVREGACVTLGLRSTPHPEGTVRRPLAGAGLAYPWALMWHRQHGDRPAITLVRDAARAAATAHGWATR, encoded by the coding sequence ATGAATCCAGGTGACGGCATCGACCTGCGGCTCCTGCGGTATTTCCTGACGGTCGCCGAGGAGCTGCACTTCACCCGCGCGGCCGCCCGGCTCTACATCTCGCAACCGGCGCTGAGCAACCAGATCCAGCGCCTGGAACGGGAGCTGGGAACCGCGCTGTTCGCCCGCACGACCCGTGGGGTGAACCTCACCTCGGCGGGGGCGGCGTTCCTGCCTTACGCCCAGCAGACCGTCACCGCCCTGCTCACCGGGATCGCCGCGGCGAACGCCGACACCGTGGTCCGGGTGGACGTGCTCGACGCGGAGCTGCGTACCCCACGGGTGGTGTTGAGCTTCTTGCGCACCGCGCACCCGGACCTGCGGGTGCTGGTCACGGCCCAGGGCAGCGCGAGCCAGCGGCGCCGGATCCTCGCCGCGGACCTCGACGCCGGCTTCTGCGGCCTCGGCGCCGTCGCCGACGACGCGCTGGCCGGCGAGGTGATCCACCGGGAGCCGGTGGACGTGGTGCTCCCCGCGACCCACCCGCTCGCCGGCGCGGAGCAGGTCGGCCTGGCCGCGCTCGCCGAGGACGTCTTCTACCTCCCGCACGACGCGGTGGCGCCGGAGTGGAACGACTTCGTCCGCGCGGCCTGCCGGGACGCGGGTTTTCAACCGCGCCGCCACCCGACCGCGACCGACGGCGCCGCGACCGCGCTCGACCTCGTCCGCGAGGGCGCCTGCGTCACGCTGGGCCTGCGGTCGACACCCCATCCCGAGGGGACCGTGCGGCGACCGCTCGCCGGGGCGGGGCTCGCCTATCCGTGGGCGCTGATGTGGCACCGGCAGCACGGCGACCGCCCGGCGATCACGCTGGTCCGCGATGCCGCCCGCGCGGCGGCGACGGCACACGGCTGGGCTACGCGATGA
- a CDS encoding MerR family transcriptional regulator, producing the protein MEKDHLLAGEFGAAARLSPKALRLYAEQGILVPASVDPVTGYRYYAPGQLPRARLIGRLRALGLPLARIGSLADLDPGDRELELRGWLRRERELLDERAAVIEAVRGSAEDAALVAAVAVRDVPATKVLCRSRRIGSAALPDLIGAAERDIREQLRASGLPGDGARLVFFQELVTPDSDGIVEVAVAYDGSVEPIGDLHIRLVPAHTEAYLPVPPGFEDLPLVLRVYDAVEAWTDARPGVTCTGHPYEIYPGTRARFDVAYPISN; encoded by the coding sequence GTGGAGAAGGATCACCTGCTGGCGGGGGAGTTCGGCGCGGCCGCCCGCCTGTCGCCGAAGGCCCTGCGGCTCTATGCCGAGCAGGGCATCCTCGTGCCCGCCAGTGTCGATCCGGTGACCGGCTACCGCTACTACGCCCCTGGCCAGCTGCCCCGTGCCCGCCTGATCGGCCGGCTTCGCGCGCTCGGGCTGCCGCTGGCCCGGATCGGCTCGCTCGCCGATCTCGACCCCGGCGACCGGGAACTGGAGCTGCGGGGCTGGTTGCGCAGGGAGCGGGAGCTGCTCGACGAGCGCGCTGCCGTGATCGAAGCGGTACGCGGGTCCGCCGAGGACGCCGCGCTCGTCGCGGCCGTCGCCGTCCGGGATGTGCCCGCGACGAAGGTTCTGTGCCGCAGTCGCCGGATCGGCTCGGCGGCGCTGCCGGACCTGATCGGGGCTGCGGAACGGGACATCCGTGAGCAGCTCCGAGCCTCCGGGCTCCCCGGTGACGGTGCCCGACTCGTGTTCTTCCAGGAGCTCGTGACACCGGACAGCGACGGGATCGTGGAGGTGGCGGTCGCCTACGACGGGAGCGTCGAGCCGATCGGCGATCTGCACATCCGGCTGGTGCCGGCGCACACCGAGGCGTACCTTCCCGTACCCCCGGGGTTTGAAGATCTTCCGCTGGTCCTGCGGGTGTATGACGCCGTGGAGGCCTGGACCGACGCCCGGCCCGGCGTCACCTGCACCGGCCACCCCTACGAGATTTATCCGGGCACCCGTGCGCGGTTCGACGTGGCGTACCCGATCAGCAACTGA
- a CDS encoding alpha-amylase family protein — protein MSDRWYSKAVIYCLDVETFQDSNGDGVGDIPGLIGRLDYLARLGVTCIWLHPIHPTPGRDDGYDVTDFYGIDPRLGSLGDFAQLLHDAEQLGIKVIIDLVVNHTSDEHPWFVAARSSPDSAYRDWFVWSESEPSDRRQGMVFPGEQKETWTYDRRAKQWYYHRFYDFQPDLNFANPMVRAEIKKILTFWIKLGVAGFRIDAAPFILELTEPGNADSPKDLEFLTELRDHVQWLRADAVLLAEANVEPDQLKVYFGDRGGSGNRLHMLFDFMLNGRIMLALARRNPESVIEALRDTPELPPGAQWATFLRNHDEVDLSRLTAEQRAEVFAEFGPDPELHQLYGRGIRRRLAPMLGNDRRRLELAYALQFALRGTPVIRYGEEIGMGEDLSLPDRQAIRTPMQWSHLPNAGFSSAPAQSLCRPVIDSGEFGYQHVNVTAQRQDPTSLLGWFERMIRTLREAPEIGSGTCKHVDVPAPAGVLVHRADHSTGVMVFLHNLSDEEATVDLGSLSELAEFPNDVLADRDYGAVKLASLALSGYGYRWIRLRRHTTVGAPPLTARTDG, from the coding sequence ATGAGCGACCGCTGGTACTCGAAGGCCGTGATCTACTGCTTGGACGTCGAGACGTTCCAGGACTCCAACGGCGACGGGGTGGGTGACATCCCGGGCCTGATCGGAAGGCTGGACTACCTGGCCCGGCTGGGCGTCACCTGCATCTGGCTGCACCCGATCCACCCGACACCCGGCCGCGACGACGGCTACGACGTGACGGACTTCTACGGCATCGATCCCCGGCTCGGCTCGCTGGGCGACTTCGCGCAGCTGCTGCACGACGCGGAGCAGCTCGGCATCAAAGTCATCATCGACCTCGTCGTGAACCACACCTCCGATGAGCACCCGTGGTTCGTCGCGGCTCGGTCGTCGCCCGATTCGGCGTACCGTGACTGGTTTGTCTGGAGCGAGAGCGAGCCGTCGGACCGCAGGCAGGGCATGGTCTTCCCCGGCGAGCAGAAGGAGACCTGGACCTATGACCGGCGGGCCAAGCAGTGGTATTACCACCGCTTCTACGACTTCCAGCCCGATCTCAACTTCGCCAACCCGATGGTCCGCGCGGAGATCAAGAAGATCCTGACGTTCTGGATCAAGCTCGGGGTGGCCGGGTTCCGGATCGACGCGGCCCCGTTCATCCTGGAACTGACCGAGCCCGGCAACGCCGATTCCCCCAAGGACCTGGAGTTCCTCACCGAGCTGCGCGACCACGTGCAGTGGCTGCGCGCCGACGCGGTGCTGCTCGCCGAGGCGAACGTCGAGCCCGACCAGCTCAAGGTCTACTTCGGCGACCGGGGCGGGTCCGGCAACCGGCTGCACATGCTCTTCGACTTCATGCTCAACGGCCGGATCATGCTGGCCCTGGCGAGACGCAACCCCGAGTCGGTCATCGAAGCCCTGCGCGACACCCCGGAGCTGCCGCCGGGCGCCCAGTGGGCCACGTTCCTGCGCAACCACGACGAGGTCGACCTGTCCCGCCTCACCGCCGAGCAGCGCGCGGAGGTCTTCGCCGAGTTCGGGCCGGACCCGGAGCTGCACCAGCTCTACGGCCGGGGGATCCGGCGCCGGCTGGCACCGATGCTCGGCAACGACCGGCGGCGCCTCGAACTCGCCTACGCCCTGCAGTTCGCGCTGCGCGGCACCCCGGTGATCCGGTACGGCGAGGAGATCGGCATGGGCGAGGACCTGTCACTCCCCGACCGGCAGGCGATCCGGACCCCCATGCAGTGGTCCCACCTGCCCAACGCCGGCTTCTCCAGCGCACCGGCGCAGTCGCTGTGCCGGCCCGTCATCGACAGCGGCGAGTTCGGGTACCAGCACGTCAACGTCACCGCGCAGCGCCAGGACCCGACCTCGCTGCTGGGCTGGTTCGAGCGGATGATCCGGACCCTGCGCGAAGCGCCGGAGATCGGTTCGGGCACCTGCAAGCACGTCGACGTCCCGGCGCCGGCCGGCGTACTGGTGCACCGGGCCGACCACAGCACCGGCGTCATGGTCTTCCTGCACAACCTCTCCGACGAGGAGGCCACAGTGGACCTCGGGTCCCTGTCGGAGCTGGCGGAGTTCCCCAACGACGTGCTCGCCGACCGCGACTACGGTGCCGTGAAGCTGGCGAGCCTCGCCCTGTCCGGCTACGGATACCGGTGGATCCGGCTGCGGCGCCACACCACCGTCGGCGCTCCGCCGCTGACCGCCCGCACCGACGGCTGA
- the pseI gene encoding pseudaminic acid synthase has product MTSIEIAGHPVGPDVRPFVIAEMSGNHNGSLDRALAIVDAVAGTGAHALKLQTYTPDTITIDCDGPAFRVGDGHELWGGQSLYQLFQQAHTPYEWHGPIFERAREHGLTVFSAPFDPTAVELLESLGAPAYKIASSELVDLPLIRLVARTGKPLIISTGMAGIGEIAAALEAARDAGAEQIVLLACTASYPSPPQESNLRRIPMLAETFGVQVGLSDHTTGIGVPLAAVALGAIVIEKHLTLDRADGGVDAAFSLSPAEMSALVAESERAWQALGSTRIGPTGSEREGLRFRRSLYVVADVRAGDPVGPGNVRSIRPAGGLPPGEFDTVRGRVFSRDAVRGTPLTWDLV; this is encoded by the coding sequence ATGACAAGCATCGAGATCGCCGGGCACCCGGTGGGGCCGGATGTCCGCCCGTTCGTCATCGCCGAGATGTCGGGCAACCACAACGGATCGCTGGACCGCGCACTCGCCATCGTCGACGCGGTCGCGGGGACCGGCGCGCACGCTCTGAAGCTGCAGACCTACACGCCGGACACGATCACGATCGACTGCGACGGTCCGGCCTTCCGGGTCGGGGACGGGCACGAACTGTGGGGTGGGCAGAGCCTCTACCAGCTGTTTCAGCAGGCGCATACGCCGTACGAGTGGCATGGGCCGATCTTCGAACGGGCTCGGGAGCACGGGCTGACGGTCTTCTCCGCACCGTTCGATCCGACCGCCGTGGAGTTGCTGGAGTCGTTGGGCGCACCGGCATACAAGATCGCCTCGTCGGAGCTGGTGGACCTGCCGCTGATCCGGCTCGTGGCGCGGACCGGCAAGCCGCTGATCATCTCCACCGGCATGGCCGGCATCGGGGAGATCGCCGCCGCGCTGGAGGCCGCCCGCGATGCCGGGGCGGAGCAGATCGTGCTGCTCGCGTGCACCGCCTCCTATCCGTCGCCGCCGCAGGAGAGCAACCTGCGACGCATTCCGATGCTGGCGGAGACGTTCGGCGTGCAGGTCGGCCTCTCCGATCACACGACGGGCATCGGCGTGCCGCTGGCGGCGGTCGCGCTGGGCGCCATCGTCATCGAGAAGCACCTCACCCTGGACCGGGCCGACGGCGGGGTGGACGCGGCCTTCTCACTGAGCCCGGCGGAGATGTCGGCGCTGGTCGCCGAGAGCGAGCGGGCCTGGCAGGCGCTCGGCTCCACCCGGATCGGCCCGACCGGCAGCGAACGGGAGGGGCTGCGCTTCCGCAGGTCCCTCTACGTGGTCGCCGATGTCCGCGCGGGTGACCCGGTCGGCCCGGGCAACGTGCGCTCGATCCGCCCGGCCGGTGGCCTGCCACCCGGGGAGTTCGACACGGTGCGGGGCCGCGTCTTCAGCCGCGACGCCGTCCGGGGCACCCCGCTCACCTGGGACCTCGTCTAG